In Parcubacteria group bacterium CG10_big_fil_rev_8_21_14_0_10_36_14, the following proteins share a genomic window:
- a CDS encoding phosphopyruvate hydratase yields MKITKIQAREVLDSRGNPTVEAKVFIGTAFSRAMVSSGASTGTHEALELRDGGKRYNGKGVLRAVENINIKIARKLKGMDVCNQKKIDEMMLKLDDTKNKSALGANAILAVSLACARAGAEAHKIPLYKYINKTFSFGKMTLPTAMINILNGGRHANFAADFQEFMILPKASKFSERVRIGSEVFHALKDILKKKKMSVGVGDEGGFAPLLPSNEDGFKFILEAIKKAGYQPGKNVNLAIDAAASEFYKNKKYNLQRDGKILNAEDLLVYYKKIVKKYPLILIEDGFAEDDWSAWQKWRLAMPGTMQVGDDIFVTNTERLQKGIDMKVANAILIKVNQIGTLSETIDAIQLARKNKYKIIISHRSGTTCDTFIADLAVAVGAEYIKTGSLSRSERVSKYNRLMEIEGEIIK; encoded by the coding sequence ATGAAAATAACAAAAATACAAGCCCGGGAGGTTTTGGACTCGCGGGGAAATCCAACAGTGGAAGCAAAAGTTTTTATTGGTACCGCTTTTAGCAGAGCGATGGTTTCGTCCGGCGCATCAACCGGTACGCATGAAGCTTTGGAGCTTCGTGACGGTGGAAAAAGATATAATGGTAAAGGTGTTTTGCGCGCAGTAGAGAATATAAATATAAAAATTGCCCGAAAGTTAAAGGGAATGGATGTATGTAATCAAAAAAAAATAGATGAAATGATGTTAAAACTGGATGACACAAAAAATAAGTCTGCGCTTGGCGCAAATGCGATACTGGCAGTGTCATTGGCCTGTGCCCGTGCTGGCGCAGAAGCTCACAAGATACCTCTTTATAAATATATAAATAAGACTTTTAGTTTTGGAAAAATGACTTTGCCTACAGCCATGATAAATATTTTAAATGGTGGAAGACATGCAAATTTTGCAGCTGATTTTCAGGAATTTATGATTTTGCCAAAAGCAAGCAAATTTTCTGAGAGAGTTCGTATCGGTTCAGAGGTTTTTCATGCGTTAAAAGATATATTAAAGAAAAAGAAAATGAGTGTTGGAGTTGGCGATGAGGGCGGGTTTGCGCCTCTACTTCCTTCTAATGAAGATGGTTTTAAGTTTATTTTGGAGGCAATAAAAAAAGCTGGATATCAACCTGGAAAAAATGTTAATTTGGCAATAGACGCGGCAGCAAGCGAATTTTATAAAAATAAAAAATATAATCTACAACGTGACGGCAAGATTTTGAATGCAGAAGATCTCCTGGTGTATTATAAAAAAATAGTAAAAAAATATCCGCTTATTTTAATTGAGGATGGTTTTGCAGAAGACGATTGGTCTGCCTGGCAAAAATGGAGATTAGCAATGCCCGGCACCATGCAAGTTGGCGATGATATTTTTGTGACAAATACGGAACGCTTGCAAAAAGGTATTGATATGAAGGTCGCTAATGCGATTTTAATAAAAGTTAACCAGATTGGAACTTTATCCGAAACAATAGATGCGATACAGCTCGCCAGAAAAAATAAATACAAGATTATCATTTCGCATCGGAGCGGTACGACTTGTGATACGTTTATTGCTGACCTAGCTGTTGCAGTAGGCGCGGAATATATAAAAACCGGTTCTCTTTCACGTTCTGAACGCGTGTCAAAATATAATAGATTAATGGAAATAGAGGGGGAAATTATAAAATAA
- a CDS encoding 2,3-bisphosphoglycerate-independent phosphoglycerate mutase (catalyzes the interconversion of 2-phosphoglycerate and 3-phosphoglycerate), with protein MRPKPAILVILDGWGVAPPGEGNPIAKAKTPNMDKLITSYPAMTLTASGNEVGLCVGEAGNSETGHLNIGAGRVFYQILPRINKAIEDKSFLKNEAFLGAIEHARKNKGNIHIMGLVSSGGVHSHEDHLYALLDLAKSQKIKKVFVHAFLDGKDTIYNSGKGFIEKLQDKMKKLNLGKIATLSGRFYAMDRDGRFERTEKAYSAIAKGIGKKSTNALKAIEQSYKEGVFDEEFIPTFITDRNGKPLAKVEDGDAVIFFNFRADRSRQLTNAFVLDNFSGFKRIKKQNIFFVAMTEYEKELPLEVAFFGDAITEPLARALSDDGLRQLHIAETEKYAHVTFFLNGQQEEQFQGEDRVVIPSPHVASYDKKPEMSAREITTRVIKEIKAENYDFIVVNFANADMVGHTGNFEATKKGIEILDKCVGDIAEQTLLYGGVVFITADHGNAEEIANLHTGRMDKEHTTNPVPFIIVGEKFEGQSMGLPEGVGADLSLVPPVGFLGDVAPTILHVLGIKQPKKMTGNSLI; from the coding sequence ATGCGTCCAAAACCAGCAATTTTAGTTATTCTTGACGGATGGGGGGTCGCTCCTCCGGGAGAAGGAAACCCAATAGCAAAAGCAAAAACTCCAAACATGGATAAGCTTATCACAAGCTATCCGGCAATGACTTTAACAGCTTCAGGAAATGAAGTCGGACTTTGCGTAGGTGAGGCGGGGAATAGTGAAACTGGTCATTTAAATATTGGCGCCGGCCGTGTCTTTTATCAGATTCTTCCAAGAATAAATAAGGCTATAGAGGATAAAAGTTTTCTTAAAAATGAAGCATTTTTAGGAGCCATAGAACATGCGCGAAAAAATAAAGGTAATATTCATATTATGGGGCTTGTCTCATCAGGTGGGGTTCATTCACACGAAGATCACCTATACGCTCTTTTAGATTTGGCAAAAAGCCAAAAGATAAAAAAAGTTTTTGTTCACGCTTTCTTAGATGGCAAAGATACTATTTATAATTCCGGAAAAGGCTTTATAGAAAAATTGCAAGATAAGATGAAAAAATTAAATCTTGGAAAAATAGCTACTCTTAGTGGCAGGTTTTATGCTATGGATAGGGATGGTCGTTTTGAAAGAACGGAAAAAGCATATTCTGCGATTGCGAAGGGAATAGGAAAAAAATCTACCAATGCATTAAAGGCGATAGAACAATCATATAAAGAAGGTGTATTTGATGAAGAATTTATTCCGACTTTTATTACGGATAGAAATGGAAAACCTTTGGCAAAAGTTGAAGATGGCGATGCTGTTATTTTCTTTAATTTCCGAGCTGATAGAAGCCGTCAGCTTACTAATGCTTTTGTTTTAGATAATTTTAGCGGATTTAAACGGATAAAAAAACAAAATATTTTTTTTGTAGCAATGACAGAATATGAAAAAGAACTTCCTTTGGAGGTTGCGTTTTTTGGGGATGCAATTACCGAGCCGTTAGCAAGAGCGCTTTCGGATGATGGATTAAGACAACTCCATATAGCTGAAACAGAAAAATATGCTCATGTGACATTTTTTTTAAACGGACAACAAGAAGAACAGTTTCAAGGAGAAGATAGGGTAGTCATCCCTTCTCCACATGTTGCTTCTTACGATAAAAAACCAGAGATGTCGGCAAGAGAGATTACGACAAGAGTAATAAAAGAGATAAAAGCCGAGAATTATGATTTCATTGTTGTTAATTTTGCCAATGCCGATATGGTTGGCCATACGGGAAATTTTGAAGCAACTAAAAAAGGTATTGAGATTTTGGACAAGTGTGTTGGAGATATAGCCGAACAAACACTTCTTTATGGGGGAGTAGTTTTTATCACTGCAGACCATGGGAATGCAGAAGAGATAGCAAATCTGCATACTGGGCGTATGGATAAGGAACATACTACAAATCCAGTTCCGTTTATTATCGTTGGTGAGAAGTTTGAAGGCCAGAGTATGGGTCTTCCTGAAGGTGTAGGAGCGGATTTGTCTCTGGTGCCTCCTGTTGGGTTTTTGGGAGATGTTGCCCCGACGATTTTACATGTTTTGGGTATAAAACAACCAAAAAAAATGACTGGCAACTCGCTTATATAG